CAAATATTCCGCTCTATGGCAGATACCTACCAGCGCGCAACCGATGAGAAAAATGTGGCAGAAATGATAAGAGAATTTGCGGAGGACTATGCCCGAGCGGCGAAAATTAAATAAAATATGACAGAATATAACTTCGATGAGGTAGTAGATAGGAGAGGTACAGGAGCCTTAAAAATTGAAGCTTTAAAATCTCGGTGGGGACGCACCGATTTAATTCCACTGTGGGTGGCCGATATGGATTTTAAAACCCCTAAATTTGTAATAGAAGCGGTGCAAAAAAGATTAGATAATGAAATATTTGGATATACTTCAGCATCAGAAGATTGGTACAATGCCATTATAAAGTGGCAAAAAAGAAGAAACCAATGGGAGATAACCAAGGAGATGATTTCCTTTGTGCCTGGTGTAGTGCCAGGGCTTTCATTTGCCGTGATGTGTTTTACCCAGCCAGAGGACAAAATTTTAATTATGCCCCCCGTGTATCAGCAGTTTGAAAAAGCAGTGCGCAATCATAATCGCAACCTTGAAATCTGCCCATTGGACTTTACGCAGGAGGAGGGGTATAGCCTAAATTTTGAGCTATTTGAGCAGCGCGTGAAAGGGTGTAAGCTCTTTTTGCTATGCAACCCGCAAAACCCTGGGGGGAAAGTCTGGAGAAAAGAAGAATTGCAAAAAATAGCACAGATTTGCAAAAAGCATAAGGTGCTTGTCGTATCAGATGAAATACATTCAGATTTAACCTTTGAGCCGTATCAGCATCACCCATTTTCCTCGGTGAGCGATGCCGCGAGGGAGAATAATGTAACATTCAACGCGCCGAGCAAGGCCTTTAATTTAGCTGGTTTTTGCAGTTCTTATGCCATTATAGAAAACCCCAAAATTAGAGAGAAATTCCACAAATTTATTGAGAAAATGATGGTAGAGAATGTCAATGCCTTTGCCTATCTCACCACCGTGGCCGCTTACCATAGCGGCGCTAAATGGCTTGCTGCGGTGAAGTGCTACATTAAGGAAAATATTATGCTTCTAGATAAATTCTTGAAAGAAAACACCCCCAAAATCAAAGCCGTGATTCCGCAAGCATCGTATTTGGTATTTTTAGATTGCCGAGAGTTGCAGCTCTCGCAAGGGGATTTGGTGGAATTCTTTGTAGACAAAGCTCACTTAGCCCTAGTGCAGGGCGAGGAATATGGCGAAAATGGGCGAGGTTTTATGCGCATTAATTTGGCGGCGCCGAGAGAGGTTATTCAGAAAGCACTGGCTCAAATCAAGGAGGCCTACCGAGCGAGAAACTTTTAGTTAAGAAATAAATTAAAAATTATAAAATCATAGCATTAAATGATGGTGAAATCTAGATTATTTTGCTATCTTTGCAACCCAAAATTTTAATAGAATGAATGTTACATACAATAAAGTAGATGACTTGAACGCAGTCTTGTCAGTATCTATCGAAAAGGCAGACTATGCAGATAAAGTGGAAAAAGCCCTTAAAAATTATAAGAAAAATGCCAATGTGCCAGGGTTTAGAAAAGGCTCTGTGCCGATGGGACTTGTGAAAAAGCAATACGAAAAACCACTCATCTACGAAGAAGTAAACAAACTTTTACAAGAAAGCGTAAATAAATATTTAAACGATAATAAAGTAGAAATCTTGGGTCAGCCCCTACCAAAAGAAGATAAATCTTTTAACTGGGACAATGACACTTTAAACTTTGATTTTGAATTAGGTTTAGCGCCAGAATTTGATGTTGATTTAGCTGAAGTAAGCATCCCTTACCACAAAATCACTGTGAGCGATGACGAAGTTGAAAAATACATCGAAAACTTCAGACTTAGCTATGGTAAAATGTCTGAGGCAGAAGAAGTAGGCGAAGGTGCTTATTTAAAAGGTGTTTTCTACGAATTAGACGAAAACGGCGAAGAAACTTCTGCGCACTACCACGCAAATGTGTTCTACAATGATTTGAAAGACAAAAAAGCATTTGATGGTAAAAAGAAAGGAGAAAAAGTAGAAATCGAAGCTAAAGATATCTTTGAAGATCAAGATAAATTGGCTCAATCTTTCGGATTGGAAGAAAAAGAAGTAGCAGATTTCAACAAAAAATTAGTTTACAAAATCCAAGATATTGTAAGCCACCAAAAAGCTGAAATCAACCAAGAATTGTTTGACAAAGTATATGGCGAAGGAGCTGTAGATTCTGAAGAAGCTTTCCGTGCAAAAGTGAAAGAAGAAGCAGAAAAAATGTATGTTGCCGAAGCCGATCGTGTGATGCTTACCAACGGGTTGTTGAACTTGGTAGAAAATAAAAAATTCGATTTACCGAAAGAATTTTTAGTAAAATGGTTGCAATTCTCTAACGAGAAAGCAGATTCTACTGAAAAAGCAGAAGAAATGTACAACAACGCTGAGCGTGGTATGAGATTCCAATTGGTAGAAGGTAGAGTGGCAAACAAATACGATGTAAGCGTAACAAGAGAAGATGTTGAAAACCAAGCGATCGAAGCGGTAAAACAACAAATGAAAATGTATGGTGCAGGATTAAACTTCGACGATGAAATGTTGAAAGGTATCGCGCAGCAATCACTTCAAGATGAAAATCAATATCGCCAATTGGCAGATCAAGTGTTTGCAGGAAAATTGATTGAATTGTTCAAGCAAAATGCTAAACTTGAAGAAAAAGAAGTTAGTTTTGAAGACTTCGTAGAAGAAGTAAAAGCTCAAAACGAAAAAACTAAATAAGAACACTAATACTGAAGTTTTTATACATCAGCGCGATTGCCTTGGCAATCGCGCTGATTTTTTATGTCCTTTTTTTGATAAAAAATAGGCTAAATTCCGATTTTTATTTTCGTAGAAATTTTTGAGTTAAATATTTCCTCACAGGCACATCGTAAAATTTAAACACCAAATAAGCGAGTAAAATATTGCCCAAAAACAAAATTGGGATAATTTGCCCAATCTGTGCAGTACTACGCTCTCCATCCCAAAGCCACGCATAAAACAAATACATAAATGGATAATGCACCATATAGAGCGGATAAGATAGGTCACCAAGGAATTTGTATACCTTGCTCGTGAAATTGTTTGAAACTTGCCCAGAAGCGCCCAAATAGACTAAAATCGGGAAAATAAAGATAACACAAACGGCATCGTATAGCCCGTTGAGCCAAATATGCGTTTCGCTGATGTAAGGCATTGAAAGCAATGCTATCAAAACAAGACTGCAAATCCAGAAAGCGCCCTTTATAGCATGTGGTTTGCACACTCGAGATAGGAGTAACCCTGCAGAAAAAGAAAACATCACGCGTAAAAATCCGCCCAAGAAATTATATTCCGCTAAAGTCCACCCGACGCCCAGATGCGCATTGCCCGAAAGATTAAAAACGGCAAAAGAGCAAAGACCTAAACCTGAAAGGGCAACCACGATTGCCAAAGCGCGAGTTGATAACTTTCTTAAAATTAAAGCGTACAAAAAGCTCCCGATGTATTCAAAAAACAAAGACCAATTAGGACCATTGAGCGGAAACATTTCGCCATAGCCACGAATGTCTAAACTTGGCAACAACGGAATCAAAAACAAATTGAGCAAAAATGCAAGAGCAATGCTGAAAGGTGCGACTTTTTCACCTTCCCAAGTGATGCCGCCTTGGATAAGGTAAGAAATTAGCCCGATGGCTGCGCCCATCACCACAAGCGGATGCAAACGAATGATTCTTCGTTTAGCAAAATCCTTAAAATTCATGATTTTCCAGCGGTCGTCGTAGGCATAGCCAATCACAAAACCCGATAAAATAAAAAAGAAATCTACGGCTAAATAGCCATGATTAAATTTTTGATCAACAGGACTTGTTGCCAAACCTTCAAAAATGTGATACCACACAACCATAATAGCAGCGACACCCCGCAAGCCATCGAGTAGGAGATAGTGTGGTTTTGTCGTTAAATTTGATTGAGTAGAGATTGTTTTTTCACTCATGGGAATTTGTTTTCACGAATATAAGCAGAAAAAATCATTCAAAATCATAATTTTAGACATTTAATAAAGTTAAAAAATAAATGATTTTATCAATGTTTTTAGTGAATGGAATATTATTTGTATATTTGCAAGTTCAAAAGTTCATTGAATTTTATGGGGTCGACTGGTTTTGACAGCAAGCCGAGGTGATAGATAAGCATGCCGTGATAGGTTGTGTACTCACGCTAATTAGGCACTTCAATTTTTTAACTGGCAACAACGAATACGCTTTAGCTGCCTAATTCAGACCGAAGTATAGTAAGTCTTGGCGTTCTCCCTGCAAGGCAGGGAAGCTAAATGTCGCGCAAGGGCCTATTTCTCATGGCGTTTGAGTCCGCGGCACAGGAAAATGAGAATAGCCTAAATGATGTTTCTGCGTTTAGGTGAAATTTTATGAAACTAAGGCATATTGCGAGGTGTCTTTTCCTTTGATATGCACGAAAACCCAATAATAGACTAAGCATGTAGAAAGTCTATGATTTCCTTGTTTGGACGCGGGTTCGAATCCCGCCGACTCCACAAAGTAAACCCACAATTATTTGTTTTACAAAAAGTTGTGGGTTTCTTTTTTTATAATTGTATCAATTTTTGTGGCACGAAAATATCTTTGCAGAAATTGAGCATCTACCAATAGAGAACTCAATAATTACAAAGTTTTTTTGTTTTTATTTGAAATCTAAGCTTAAAAACGTTGATAGGCCCATCGTTGAAAATCCGTTTTTAATAATTGAATTTATAAATAGCCACTACATTGATTTATGAAAAAGGTTTAAAGCATCAGTGCACAAAGAATTATACACTCCTTTTGTAATTCAAAAATATAAAAAGTTATTTCTTTTAAATTTCACTTAAACTAGTCGCTATTTTACTAGTGATTTACAGTTTAAGAATTGATTTTCTCAGCCATAAATTTAAAATTAAAGATATAATTACAGCTTAAAAATATAGAAG
This Ornithobacterium rhinotracheale DNA region includes the following protein-coding sequences:
- a CDS encoding MalY/PatB family protein translates to MTEYNFDEVVDRRGTGALKIEALKSRWGRTDLIPLWVADMDFKTPKFVIEAVQKRLDNEIFGYTSASEDWYNAIIKWQKRRNQWEITKEMISFVPGVVPGLSFAVMCFTQPEDKILIMPPVYQQFEKAVRNHNRNLEICPLDFTQEEGYSLNFELFEQRVKGCKLFLLCNPQNPGGKVWRKEELQKIAQICKKHKVLVVSDEIHSDLTFEPYQHHPFSSVSDAARENNVTFNAPSKAFNLAGFCSSYAIIENPKIREKFHKFIEKMMVENVNAFAYLTTVAAYHSGAKWLAAVKCYIKENIMLLDKFLKENTPKIKAVIPQASYLVFLDCRELQLSQGDLVEFFVDKAHLALVQGEEYGENGRGFMRINLAAPREVIQKALAQIKEAYRARNF
- a CDS encoding trigger factor is translated as MNVTYNKVDDLNAVLSVSIEKADYADKVEKALKNYKKNANVPGFRKGSVPMGLVKKQYEKPLIYEEVNKLLQESVNKYLNDNKVEILGQPLPKEDKSFNWDNDTLNFDFELGLAPEFDVDLAEVSIPYHKITVSDDEVEKYIENFRLSYGKMSEAEEVGEGAYLKGVFYELDENGEETSAHYHANVFYNDLKDKKAFDGKKKGEKVEIEAKDIFEDQDKLAQSFGLEEKEVADFNKKLVYKIQDIVSHQKAEINQELFDKVYGEGAVDSEEAFRAKVKEEAEKMYVAEADRVMLTNGLLNLVENKKFDLPKEFLVKWLQFSNEKADSTEKAEEMYNNAERGMRFQLVEGRVANKYDVSVTREDVENQAIEAVKQQMKMYGAGLNFDDEMLKGIAQQSLQDENQYRQLADQVFAGKLIELFKQNAKLEEKEVSFEDFVEEVKAQNEKTK
- a CDS encoding acyltransferase family protein; this encodes MSEKTISTQSNLTTKPHYLLLDGLRGVAAIMVVWYHIFEGLATSPVDQKFNHGYLAVDFFFILSGFVIGYAYDDRWKIMNFKDFAKRRIIRLHPLVVMGAAIGLISYLIQGGITWEGEKVAPFSIALAFLLNLFLIPLLPSLDIRGYGEMFPLNGPNWSLFFEYIGSFLYALILRKLSTRALAIVVALSGLGLCSFAVFNLSGNAHLGVGWTLAEYNFLGGFLRVMFSFSAGLLLSRVCKPHAIKGAFWICSLVLIALLSMPYISETHIWLNGLYDAVCVIFIFPILVYLGASGQVSNNFTSKVYKFLGDLSYPLYMVHYPFMYLFYAWLWDGERSTAQIGQIIPILFLGNILLAYLVFKFYDVPVRKYLTQKFLRK